A single Candidatus Glassbacteria bacterium DNA region contains:
- a CDS encoding phosphoadenosine phosphosulfate reductase family protein — MPVGSAQNADLDQRELREANELLAGRSPIERILWARGRFGDSLILSTSFGLHSAVMLHLVGEAAPGTRVLFVDNGYLTPETYQFKNELSGTLDMEVYTYVPNRTRAEREALEGPVTEVFSREGG; from the coding sequence ATGCCAGTGGGATCCGCACAAAATGCCGATCTCGATCAGCGCGAACTGCGGGAAGCGAATGAATTGCTGGCCGGCAGAAGCCCGATCGAGCGAATCCTGTGGGCTCGGGGGCGTTTCGGCGACTCGCTGATCCTGTCCACCAGTTTCGGCTTGCACTCGGCGGTGATGCTGCACCTGGTCGGCGAGGCCGCGCCGGGGACCCGTGTGCTGTTTGTCGATAACGGGTACCTGACTCCCGAAACCTACCAGTTCAAGAATGAGCTGAGCGGGACGCTTGACATGGAAGTTTACACCTATGTACCCAACCGGACCAGGGCCGAGCGCGAGGCGCTGGAAGGGCCGGTGACGGAAGTTTTCTCCAGGGAGGGAGG
- a CDS encoding right-handed parallel beta-helix repeat-containing protein, which translates to MNLSRITAGFLSLAVAIIPLTGSGAFAGDATVNAADYRSSGSHTSGIQEAVYALGEGGGTVLIPAGVYEIDRAIHLGTGVQLKGEGEHTVIARRDEPVQVKITQPALTGGTSVTVADASVFRVGQEVTVRSDDSHGWWCAHAYITSIDGNTVQLDRELVHDYKPDENASLNNFFPALYAIEKKLIRIEDLAIDGRLGENRDFENDFTVSAIHTRDVSDSYIARVHITGWPGDGVSIQTGDNVTVTECTSEHNLGHGFHPGTGIASGSWTNNVGRFNGWDGLYFCHRVRHTTVSGNRFHDNGWNGIGGLGVGGDGGDRYNVISENFCYNNARCGIEATNGGNNIVVNNVCENNSRSEAGRYPGILVEDTHSSVISGNRCLDFQDPAEDKTQGWGILVVGDSHGNVILGNILSGHIHGGVGGEALDRNVVADNITHDEHVPAGK; encoded by the coding sequence ATGAATCTATCGAGGATAACCGCCGGCTTTCTGTCACTGGCTGTCGCCATCATCCCGCTTACCGGATCCGGAGCGTTTGCCGGCGACGCCACGGTGAATGCCGCCGACTACCGGAGTTCCGGCTCCCACACTTCAGGTATCCAGGAGGCTGTCTACGCCCTGGGCGAGGGCGGCGGGACCGTGCTGATCCCGGCCGGTGTTTACGAAATCGACCGGGCGATCCACCTGGGCACGGGTGTCCAGCTCAAGGGCGAGGGCGAACACACGGTTATTGCGCGCAGGGACGAGCCCGTGCAGGTAAAAATTACCCAGCCCGCCCTGACTGGCGGCACAAGTGTGACCGTGGCCGACGCCTCTGTGTTTCGTGTCGGCCAGGAAGTGACTGTGCGCAGCGACGATTCGCACGGCTGGTGGTGCGCCCACGCTTACATAACAAGTATTGACGGTAACACGGTCCAGCTCGACCGCGAACTGGTCCACGATTACAAGCCCGATGAAAACGCCTCGCTCAACAATTTCTTCCCCGCGCTCTACGCAATCGAAAAAAAGCTGATCCGGATCGAGGACCTGGCGATCGACGGGCGGCTGGGGGAGAACCGGGATTTCGAGAACGACTTCACGGTCAGCGCGATCCACACCCGCGACGTTTCGGACAGCTATATCGCCAGGGTGCATATCACCGGCTGGCCCGGCGACGGGGTCAGCATCCAGACCGGCGACAACGTGACCGTGACCGAGTGCACCAGCGAGCACAACCTGGGCCACGGATTCCATCCGGGCACCGGGATCGCCAGCGGCAGCTGGACCAACAACGTGGGCCGGTTCAACGGCTGGGACGGCCTCTATTTCTGCCACCGGGTGCGTCATACCACCGTCTCGGGAAACCGGTTCCACGATAACGGCTGGAACGGGATCGGCGGGCTGGGAGTGGGCGGCGACGGCGGCGACCGCTACAACGTGATCAGCGAAAACTTCTGTTACAACAACGCCCGCTGCGGAATCGAGGCGACCAACGGCGGCAACAATATCGTGGTCAACAATGTCTGCGAGAACAACAGCCGCTCCGAAGCCGGCCGTTATCCCGGCATCCTGGTGGAGGACACTCATTCCAGCGTAATCAGCGGCAACCGCTGCCTCGATTTCCAGGACCCCGCCGAAGACAAGACTCAGGGCTGGGGAATCCTGGTGGTCGGCGACAGCCACGGCAACGTGATCCTGGGCAACATCCTCTCCGGCCATATCCACGGCGGAGTGGGCGGCGAGGCGCTGGACCGCAACGTGGTGGCCGACAATATCACCCACGATGAGCATGTGCCGGCCGGGAAGTAG